The following are encoded together in the Onychomys torridus unplaced genomic scaffold, mOncTor1.1, whole genome shotgun sequence genome:
- the LOC118576100 gene encoding periphilin-1-like: MRNAFRRNRFYSSHYSRQRSPHKRGTPFLRESRVGGKDSLHSRFGSSLSSRSRMRSFHLPRRTCKERAIQFLKTSRDTVPSSSSCKVLKSPSPLTEKEQAEAASKWANEDPKKSEGNNLAEISEFETGSKAPLCINQTEEPESNATDDIELREERQLSSRSKAIASKITEIETVYREVCETFATVVERLVEKDPSLEKSIQFAMKQSLHEIGEQRVEELKHFIMEYDNSTQDFGDPF, from the coding sequence ATGAGAAATGCCTTTAGAAGGAATCGTTTCTACTCTTCCCATTATTCAAGACAACGATCTCCCCATAAACGGGGCACACCTTTTTTGAGAGAATCTCGTGTGGGCGGGAAGGACTCCCTACACAGCAGATTTGGCTCCAGTCTCAGCAGTAGAAGCAGGATGCGCTCCTTCCATCTGCCTCGGCGTACATGTAAAGAGAGAGCCATCCAGTTTTTGAAAACATCAAGAGATACTGTGCCCTCAAGTTCTTCATGCAAGGTGTTAAAAAGCCCCAGCCCGCTGACTGAGAAGGAACAGGCTGAGGCTGCAAGCAAGTGGGCTAATGAAGATCCCAAGAAGTCAGAAGGAAATAACTTGGCggaaatttctgagtttgagacggGATCCAAGGCACCATTATGTATCAACCAGACAGAAGAACCCGAGTCAAACGCAACAGATGACATAGaactgagagaagagagacagctTAGCAGTCGCTCAAAGGCAATTGCATCAAAAATCACAGAGATTGAGACGGTTTACCGAGAAGTCTGTGAAACTTTTGCAACGGTGGTGGAAAGGCTGGTGGAAAAGGATCCTTCCTTAGAAAAATCTATACAGTTTGCAATGAAGCAGAGTTTGCATGAAATAGGTGAGCAACGTGTTGAAGAACTGAAGCATTTCATTATGGAGTATGACAATTCTACTCAAGATTTTGGAGACCCTTTTTAG